In Aquila chrysaetos chrysaetos chromosome 10, bAquChr1.4, whole genome shotgun sequence, the following proteins share a genomic window:
- the KLHL6 gene encoding kelch-like protein 6 isoform X2, with product MFCNDLREKYEEKIILKGVDAETMNILLDYTYTSKMLITKQNVQKVLEAASLFQFLRMVDACASFLTEALQPENCVGILRLADAHSLHSLKQQVQNYIIQNFTQVLNYEEFLELPADILCSTLKSDDLYVTEEAQVFETVMNWVRYKESERFPLLPYVLENVRLPLLDPWYFVETVEADQLIRQCPDVFPLLQEARMYHLSGNEIITERTKPRMHEFQSEVFMIIGGCTKDEKFVAEVTCLDPLRRSRLEVAKLPITEQETENENKKWVEFACITLKNEVYISGGKETKHEVWKYNASINKWIQIEYLNIGRWRHKMAVLGGKVYVIGGFDGMQRINSMEAYDPFHNCWSEAAPLMVNVSSFAAASYKKKLYVIGGGPNGKLATDKTQCYDPATNTWSLKAAMPVEAKCINAASFRDHIYVVGGAMKALYSYSPQEDTWCLVTQFTHERASCGISPCNNKLFITGGRDEKNEVIATVLCWDPETQKLTEECVLPRGVSHHGSVTLRKSYTHIRRIVPGAVSV from the exons ATGTTCTGCAATGATTTAAGAGAGAAATATGAAGAGAAGATCATACTTAAAGGAGTTGATGCAGAAACAATGAATATACTCTTGGACTACACCTACACCAGCAAGATGCTCATCACAAAGCAAAACGTACAGAAAGTCTTAGAAGCCGCCAGCCTCTTTCAG TTCCTTCGCATGGTAGATGCTTGTGCCAGTTTTCTCACCGAAGCCCTCCAGCCAGAGAACTGCGTTGGCATTCTGAGGCTGGCTGATGCCCACTCCCTGCACAGCTTGAAACAACAAGTGCAGAATTACATTATCCAGAACTTCACACAGGTCCTGAACTACGAGGAGTTCCTGGAGCTGCCTGCCGACATTCTCTGCAGCACGCTGAAGAGTGATGATCTCTACGTCACGGAAGAAGCACAGGTGTTCGAAACTGTAATGAACTGGGTCCGTTACAAGGAGTCGGAAAGGTTTCCTCTCTTGCCATATGTGCTGGAGAATGTCCGGCTGCCCCTCTTGGACCCCTGGTATTTCGTAGAGACTGTCGAAGCCGATCAACTCATTAGACAGTGTCCAGATGTCTTTCCTTTGCTCCAGGAAGCAAGAATGTACCATCTGTCAGGCAATGAG ATTATTACAGAAAGAACCAAGCCCAGGATGCACGAGTTCCAGTCTGAGGTGTTTATGATCATAGGGGGCTGTACAAAAGATGAGAAGTTTGTAGCAGAAGTGACTTGCCTGGATCCTTTGAGGCGGAGCCGCCTGGAAGTAGCAAAATTACCAATCACAGAGCAGGAGACAGAGAATGAGAATAAAAAATGGGTGGAGTTTGCATGCATTACGCTAAAAAATGAAGTCTACATATCAG GtggcaaagaaacaaagcatgaAGTCTGGAAATACAACGCCTCCATCAACAAATGGATACAAATTGAGTATCTAAATATTGGGCGATGGAGGCATAAAATGGCTGTGTTGGGTGGCAAAGTATATGTCATTGGTGGGTTCGATGGCATGCAGAGAATCAACAGCATGGAAGCATATGATCCCTTTCATAACTGCTGGTCAGAG GCTGCTCCCCTCATGGTCAATGTGAGCTCCTTTGCAGCAGCGAGCTACAAGAAGAAACTCTACGTGATTGGGGGAGGACCCAACGGGAAGCTGGCGACGGACAAGACTCAGTGCTATGACCCTGCCACCAACACATGGAGTCTGAAAGCTGCCATGCCAGTAGAAGCCAAATGCATCAATGCCGCAAGTTTCCGTGATCACATTTATGTTGTGG GTGGGGCAATGAAAGCACTCTACTCCTACAGCCCCCAGGAAGACACATGGTGCCTGGTGACTCAGTTCACCCATGAGAGAGCCAGTTGTGGGATTTCTCCTTGCAACAACAAGCTGTTTATCACCGGGGGCCGAGATGAAAAGAATGAAGTCATTGCGACAGTGCTGTGCTGGGACCCTGAAACTCAGAAGCTAACAGAAGAGTGTGTCCTGCCTCGGGGAGTGTCTCATCACGGGAGCGTTACCCTCAGGAAGTCTTACACGCACATCCGTAGGATTGTGCCTGGGGCAGTTTCTGTCTGA
- the GPR148 gene encoding probable G-protein coupled receptor 148 — translation MDFSGCALVKKENATEYRHRETEFNTSSNLDDASLYYLLEEWALNPSGTNMKMFLIPPVVCLMAGVLIIPTILFVIFSTFSIRQETRYLLLGNALLSDLIYLLFYTLSAALNAAHVHLPKEACVLLLFLLAVAYCGGLFTAAAIVLDTYIAILFPLRYIAILPPSRTKKIIVLLWMCSGAFPGIFFLVLSSTHSFVPCVLEMCSVPVILILTLNGTDAVKLCFWLSTTVIFLCLSLIFCCYAILYFKTKQSGIWESICSRASVTFLMHNTVLFFYFFPLLALFVESFLCINVVIRLQTGIWVSLTVCNVLMILPKVLFPFLYGLRYREISASLKSIVRRKHLLLVSPAPSPS, via the coding sequence ATGGACTTCTCTGGCTGTGCTttagtgaagaaagaaaatgcaactgAATACCGCCACAGGGAAACAGAGTTCAACACTTCCTCAAATTTGGATGATGCTTCTTTGTACTATTTGCTGGAGGAATGGGCTCTCAACCCATCAGGCACAAACATGAAGATGTTTTTAATCCCTCCAGTTGTCTGCCTCATGGCAGGTGTCCTCATCATTCCTACCATCTTGTTTGTGATCTTCTCTACGTTTAGCATCCGTCAGGAAACAAGGTACCTGCTGCTGGGAAATGCTCTGCTTTCTGATCTGATATACCTGTTGTTCTACACGCTGTCAGCTGCTCTCAATGCAGCACATGTACATCTCCCGAAGGAAGCTTGTGTCCTCCTATTATTTTTGCTGGCAGTGGCTTACTGTGGAGGATTGTTCACAGCTGCTGCAATAGTCTTGGACACATACATagctattttgtttcctttgcgCTACATTGCTATTTTGCCTCCTTCACgaactaaaaaaattattgtattaCTATGGATGTGTTCTGGGGCTTTCCCTGGGATTTTCTTCTTGGTGCTATCAAGCACTCATAGCTTTGTACCCTGTGTTCTGGAAATGTGCTCGGTTCCAGTAATACTAATATTAACTCTGAATGGGACTGATGCTGTGAAACTCTGTTTCTGGCTTTCTACCACGGTTATCTTTCTCTGCCTGTCTCTAATATTTTGTTGCTatgctattttgtattttaaaaccaaacaatcGGGTATATGGGAAAGCATCTGCTCCAGAGCCAGtgtaacatttttaatgcacaacactgtgttatttttttacttctttccacTCTTGGCCCTTTTTGTAGAATCGTTCTTGTGCATTAATGTTGTCATCAGACTGCAGACAGGAATCTGGGTCTCCCTGACAGTCTGCAATGTCCTGATGATTCTGCCTAAAgttttgttcccttttctgTATGGGCTTCGATACAGAGAGATCTCAGCATCTCTCAAATCCATTGTCAGAAGGAAGCATCTTCTCCTGGTGTCACCTGCTCCATCACCATCCTGA